In Saccharicrinis fermentans DSM 9555 = JCM 21142, a genomic segment contains:
- a CDS encoding NAD(P)H-dependent oxidoreductase has protein sequence MTHLIIYAHPSEDSFSRQLVDRIKQCSEPLNTVIVRDLYAMDFNAVLKKEELNNLKKGIIAEDVDKEQAFVEDADLISVVYPLWWASFPAILKGYIDRVFSYGFAYRSGKNGMEGLLTGRAVVMHTSMGNSVSEDDQDNLLPNLTAIHGHEVFGFCDMDLMQHFFYPEIISATELEKEAFIENTVAYYKELFISERN, from the coding sequence ATGACACATTTAATAATATATGCACACCCTTCGGAGGATAGTTTTTCGCGACAGCTGGTAGATCGGATTAAACAATGCTCTGAACCCTTGAATACCGTTATTGTTAGAGATTTGTACGCCATGGATTTTAATGCTGTACTAAAAAAAGAAGAACTGAATAACCTTAAAAAAGGTATCATAGCTGAAGATGTGGATAAAGAGCAGGCCTTTGTAGAAGATGCAGATCTCATTTCGGTGGTTTATCCCCTATGGTGGGCTTCCTTTCCCGCCATCCTAAAGGGATATATCGACCGGGTGTTTTCTTATGGCTTTGCGTATCGCTCCGGTAAAAATGGTATGGAAGGTTTATTAACAGGTAGGGCCGTTGTAATGCATACTTCTATGGGTAATTCAGTTTCTGAAGATGACCAAGATAATTTGTTGCCTAACTTAACAGCTATTCATGGTCATGAGGTATTTGGTTTTTGTGATATGGATCTGATGCAACATTTTTTTTATCCGGAAATTATAAGCGCTACGGAGCTGGAAAAAGAGGCTTTTATAGAAAATACGGTGGCGTATTACAAGGAGCTCTTTATAAGTGAACGGAATTAG
- a CDS encoding DEAD/DEAH box helicase, whose product MDKLIIVLSHNRNLGMLTIPYFAEDKQGSSSLSLTEMVNTENPSVHDYNFSTRELELLEIMKKLSDKYLFKIFSREKNIKLFYENIDPKKFKNHIRPHIEKYMYACFNKLAKSPDIPIYYKGEKYSNLYKSDIISVYEEEVEPVFYFNLTQEGIDYSLKLKLSGEDLTITHKKPLVLTDSPCTLLIREKLYRIPSTDSKKFLPFFDKQYINVQARSVATYMDTFVSKAVKNNHVVASGFEIKEAQTKPTAIISLERDISQQPVLVLKYKYAHKEYLAHSQSGTLVQLQNQNNTYTFTKYKRSIEWENNIIEILRSIGLEAKMGANFLPVRTKNTQHSIYTLIDWLNKNITFLQEHNIKVIQKTLENKYFVGQYSCELKNEQGEDWFDLKMIVKVGEFQVPFIKMRKHIIIGKNEYVLPNGDIFIIPQEWFTQYGDILLYAEEKDDKIILNKMHYSLLETPSNRSHEKIKNISIENAAKVPSTLNAQLRPYQLQGFNWMHYLHENNFGGILADDMGLGKTLQTITLLLKIYETQGLRQSKPQAAAQMNLFEPSTIEGFNTSGLATSLIAMPTSLIHNWLNEFQKFAPSLKVYIYSGTKRLKSKEIGKIIRHYHVVLTSYGVLRNDIAYLMHYKFHYFILDESQYIKNPNSKIYEAISKIDCHKKMAITGTPIENSLTDLWAQMNFVNKGLLGNLNFFKRHFITPISKDNNEDQEEKLQNLIEPFVLRRTKEKVAKELPPINEQILYCDMTAEQRKIYESEKSGIRNELLQTLENGGMQKTTFLALQGLTRLRLLANHPKLVNPDFKGESGKFNIIVDNLDSITNKKHKILIFSSFVKDLELIEDILKQRKIKYSKLTGKTSNRQQVVDDFEAKEDYKVFLISLKAGGVGLNLISADYVFLLNPWWNPAAEAQAINRAHRIGQTKNVFVYRFISMDTIEEKIMKLQEHKSKLADTFINSNNPFKNMNENEIKELFS is encoded by the coding sequence ATGGATAAATTAATTATAGTATTAAGCCACAACAGAAATTTAGGAATGCTTACTATTCCCTATTTTGCAGAGGATAAACAGGGATCATCATCACTTAGCTTAACTGAAATGGTAAATACCGAGAATCCTTCGGTTCATGATTACAATTTTTCAACCAGAGAACTGGAATTATTAGAGATCATGAAAAAATTGAGTGATAAATATCTCTTTAAAATTTTCTCCCGTGAAAAAAACATCAAGCTATTCTACGAAAATATAGACCCTAAAAAATTCAAAAATCACATCCGTCCACACATAGAAAAATACATGTACGCCTGTTTTAACAAATTGGCCAAAAGTCCCGACATTCCCATTTACTATAAAGGTGAAAAATACAGTAATCTTTATAAAAGTGATATAATATCGGTGTATGAAGAGGAAGTAGAGCCCGTATTTTATTTTAACCTGACACAAGAAGGCATTGATTACTCATTAAAACTTAAACTTTCGGGAGAAGACCTTACAATTACACATAAAAAGCCATTAGTTCTTACCGACTCACCATGTACCCTATTAATACGTGAAAAGCTTTATCGCATACCGAGTACTGACAGTAAAAAATTCTTACCTTTTTTTGATAAGCAATACATCAACGTACAAGCAAGAAGTGTAGCTACCTATATGGATACATTTGTTTCAAAAGCCGTAAAGAACAATCACGTGGTAGCTTCAGGTTTTGAAATAAAGGAAGCCCAAACAAAACCAACAGCGATCATTTCGTTGGAACGAGACATTAGTCAGCAGCCTGTTCTGGTGCTAAAATATAAATATGCACACAAAGAATATTTGGCTCACAGTCAGTCAGGTACACTAGTACAACTTCAAAACCAAAATAATACTTACACTTTCACCAAATACAAACGAAGTATAGAATGGGAAAATAACATTATTGAAATACTTCGCTCCATTGGCCTGGAAGCAAAAATGGGCGCCAACTTCTTACCCGTTCGTACCAAAAACACCCAACATTCTATTTATACACTCATTGATTGGTTAAATAAAAACATAACCTTTTTACAGGAACACAATATTAAAGTGATTCAAAAGACTTTAGAAAATAAATACTTTGTTGGACAATATAGTTGTGAACTTAAAAATGAACAAGGAGAAGATTGGTTCGACCTGAAAATGATAGTGAAAGTGGGAGAATTCCAAGTACCTTTCATTAAGATGAGGAAACATATCATCATTGGTAAAAATGAATATGTATTACCCAATGGAGATATTTTTATCATACCGCAGGAGTGGTTCACCCAATATGGCGATATATTGTTATATGCAGAAGAAAAAGATGATAAAATAATACTCAACAAAATGCATTACAGCCTGTTGGAAACTCCATCAAACCGTAGTCATGAAAAGATAAAAAATATCTCAATTGAGAATGCTGCCAAGGTGCCCAGCACACTCAATGCCCAACTTCGCCCCTATCAGTTGCAGGGGTTTAACTGGATGCATTATTTACACGAAAACAATTTTGGCGGAATTTTAGCAGATGACATGGGTTTGGGAAAAACCTTACAGACTATTACACTGCTACTCAAAATATATGAGACACAAGGATTAAGGCAGAGCAAGCCACAAGCAGCCGCTCAAATGAATCTCTTTGAACCTTCCACCATAGAAGGATTTAATACCAGTGGACTTGCCACCAGCTTAATTGCCATGCCAACTTCTCTTATTCACAACTGGCTTAACGAATTTCAAAAATTTGCGCCTAGTTTAAAGGTTTATATATACTCGGGCACCAAAAGACTAAAATCAAAGGAAATAGGTAAAATAATCCGTCATTATCATGTGGTATTAACTTCATATGGCGTGCTTAGAAACGACATTGCCTACCTAATGCACTATAAGTTTCATTATTTCATTTTAGACGAGAGTCAATACATAAAAAATCCCAATTCAAAAATATACGAGGCCATTTCAAAAATTGACTGTCATAAAAAGATGGCTATAACAGGCACTCCCATAGAAAACTCACTAACAGACCTTTGGGCACAGATGAACTTTGTAAATAAGGGTTTGCTAGGAAATCTCAACTTTTTCAAACGTCATTTCATAACCCCTATTTCAAAAGACAATAATGAGGATCAAGAAGAAAAATTACAAAACCTCATAGAACCCTTTGTACTGAGACGTACCAAAGAAAAAGTCGCCAAAGAGTTACCTCCTATTAATGAACAAATACTATACTGCGATATGACCGCAGAGCAAAGAAAAATATATGAATCAGAAAAATCCGGTATCCGAAATGAACTCCTTCAAACCCTTGAAAATGGAGGAATGCAAAAGACCACATTTTTGGCTCTTCAAGGGCTCACTCGTCTACGACTGTTAGCTAACCATCCCAAGTTAGTAAATCCAGACTTCAAGGGTGAATCAGGCAAATTCAATATTATAGTAGACAACCTTGACAGCATTACCAACAAAAAACATAAGATTCTTATATTCTCTTCCTTTGTAAAAGATTTGGAGCTAATTGAAGATATATTAAAGCAGCGAAAAATTAAATACAGTAAATTAACCGGAAAAACCAGCAATCGTCAGCAAGTGGTTGACGACTTTGAGGCCAAGGAAGATTATAAGGTATTTTTAATCTCCTTAAAAGCAGGGGGTGTTGGACTAAATCTGATTAGTGCCGACTATGTATTCCTACTCAACCCATGGTGGAACCCAGCAGCCGAAGCACAAGCCATCAATAGAGCACACAGAATTGGACAAACAAAAAATGTTTTTGTGTATCGCTTTATATCGATGGATACCATAGAAGAAAAAATAATGAAATTACAAGAACACAAATCTAAATTAGCAGATACCTTTATCAATTCAAACAATCCATTTAAAAACATGAATGAAAATGAAATAAAAGAACTATTCTCATAA
- a CDS encoding head GIN domain-containing protein produces MKKLFLALVLFGAFTALFAQDRKTQTRNIGTFTEIYAGKGINVTLIEGKKESLKVEIENGELTDVITNLKGRRLEIKLKTKIYKNVAVQVYVTYKSIKAIQTGTGGFVDASNTIYAENLDLKAGTGSTIILDIDTKTVASSLSSSKIELVGQTEYQDVTTNTGGKYIADKLSSRETFVKASTGGSAWVTATDKLEAKTSTGGKVTYSGEPEKLILTGNVHKEN; encoded by the coding sequence ATGAAAAAGTTATTTCTCGCCTTGGTTCTGTTTGGAGCCTTTACGGCCTTATTTGCACAAGATAGGAAAACACAAACCCGAAACATAGGTACCTTTACAGAAATATATGCAGGAAAAGGCATCAATGTAACCTTGATTGAAGGGAAAAAGGAAAGCTTAAAAGTTGAAATAGAAAATGGGGAATTAACTGACGTCATTACCAACTTAAAAGGTAGACGATTGGAGATAAAGCTGAAGACAAAAATTTATAAGAACGTAGCTGTTCAGGTTTATGTTACCTACAAATCCATTAAGGCCATTCAAACCGGTACTGGAGGCTTTGTGGATGCCAGCAACACCATTTATGCCGAGAATCTGGATTTAAAGGCAGGTACTGGATCCACCATTATTTTAGACATAGATACTAAAACTGTTGCATCCAGCCTATCATCTTCAAAAATAGAATTGGTGGGCCAAACAGAATATCAGGATGTGACCACGAATACCGGAGGTAAATATATTGCAGACAAACTTAGCAGTAGAGAAACCTTTGTTAAAGCCTCCACAGGAGGAAGTGCCTGGGTAACAGCCACAGACAAACTAGAAGCCAAAACATCTACCGGAGGAAAAGTCACCTATTCTGGTGAGCCTGAAAAATTAATACTGACTGGCAACGTACATAAGGAAAATTAA
- a CDS encoding DUF6263 family protein, producing MKIKSIIVLCMLFVGAVGINAQSYQLRYKLKNGQEYRFYQETKMNITQSLGIIEQEIKNEFKGITRFIPIGKEGENIILNASFETMIIHIESMMFNINYDSSKPVQANDKVANIYNGVIGKDFKMVITPQGEVIRIDGIDKLINDAVNNMGDLQPQVASQMRKTLSGHFGEEALSGNMAMLLSMYPSENKKVGDTWSMNTKLTSALKATLNNEWTLADAANNQWKLKGNGRITTLGEESEMNGMKMSFNLKGNQDSEFIVNQEDGWFVSGKQSQHIEGTISMKGNSQMPQGMEVPMKVVSSTYLEKR from the coding sequence ATGAAAATTAAATCTATTATTGTATTGTGTATGCTTTTTGTTGGTGCAGTTGGAATAAATGCCCAATCATATCAACTAAGGTATAAGTTAAAAAATGGTCAGGAATATCGTTTTTATCAAGAAACAAAAATGAATATTACCCAGTCTTTGGGTATTATCGAACAGGAAATAAAAAATGAATTCAAGGGCATCACCCGTTTTATTCCCATCGGAAAAGAAGGTGAAAATATTATATTGAATGCTTCGTTTGAAACAATGATCATTCATATTGAGAGCATGATGTTCAATATTAATTATGATTCTTCTAAACCTGTTCAAGCGAATGATAAAGTGGCTAATATTTATAATGGGGTGATAGGAAAGGATTTTAAAATGGTGATTACTCCTCAAGGTGAAGTAATAAGGATTGATGGTATTGATAAACTGATTAATGATGCAGTTAATAATATGGGAGATCTTCAGCCGCAGGTAGCTTCGCAGATGAGAAAAACATTGAGTGGGCACTTTGGTGAGGAAGCGCTAAGCGGAAATATGGCTATGTTGCTTTCTATGTATCCCTCAGAAAACAAAAAAGTGGGTGATACCTGGAGCATGAATACAAAGTTGACCTCTGCTTTAAAGGCTACATTGAATAATGAATGGACTTTGGCGGATGCTGCTAATAATCAATGGAAGTTAAAAGGAAATGGTCGTATTACAACTTTAGGTGAAGAATCGGAAATGAACGGAATGAAGATGTCTTTTAACCTTAAGGGAAATCAGGATTCAGAATTTATCGTTAATCAAGAAGATGGCTGGTTTGTGAGTGGCAAACAAAGCCAACATATCGAAGGAACCATATCTATGAAAGGGAATTCACAAATGCCTCAAGGTATGGAAGTACCTATGAAAGTGGTTTCTTCTACTTATCTGGAGAAAAGATAA
- a CDS encoding SAM-dependent methyltransferase, producing the protein MNGTLYLIPTTLGDSSISSVIPADVIILIKQIKHFIVEDIRTTRRYLKKVDKSINIDDLTFYELNKHTTPQQKSNFLNAAKKGQHMGIISEAGCPGVADPGADIVASAHQQNIRVIPLVGPSSILLSVMASGMNGQSFAFHGYIPIKSGDRAKAIKHLESLSIRENQTQIFIEAPYRNNHLLKDILANCQSKTKVCVACDITLETEFIKTKTVGQWKGNLPELHKKPTIFLIQG; encoded by the coding sequence ATGAACGGTACACTATATTTAATACCTACCACCTTAGGTGATTCTTCCATCAGCAGTGTTATACCTGCTGATGTGATCATACTAATCAAACAGATAAAACATTTTATTGTTGAAGACATACGCACCACCAGGCGCTATCTAAAAAAAGTAGATAAATCAATCAATATTGACGACCTTACTTTTTACGAACTAAACAAACATACCACGCCACAACAAAAGAGCAATTTTCTCAATGCAGCCAAAAAAGGACAACATATGGGTATCATTTCCGAAGCAGGTTGTCCAGGGGTTGCTGACCCGGGTGCTGACATTGTTGCCTCTGCACATCAACAAAACATAAGAGTAATACCATTGGTGGGTCCTTCCTCAATCCTTTTATCGGTAATGGCCTCGGGTATGAACGGTCAGAGTTTTGCCTTTCATGGTTATATTCCCATCAAATCAGGAGACAGAGCCAAAGCCATCAAACATTTAGAGAGCTTGTCTATTCGCGAAAACCAAACACAAATATTTATTGAAGCCCCCTATCGCAACAACCATCTTTTAAAGGACATATTAGCCAATTGTCAATCAAAAACGAAAGTATGTGTAGCCTGTGACATCACTTTAGAAACCGAGTTCATCAAAACCAAGACCGTTGGTCAGTGGAAGGGCAATTTACCTGAATTACATAAAAAGCCCACTATCTTTCTTATTCAAGGTTAA
- a CDS encoding DUF2293 domain-containing protein — MKQSGKTVTTDQYGNLKDEEGYPLTPPKHWRFLPAGDAGITRKVTARGEFWRVIFKKGRRTMSKGVWAPSHIISSAQKEMESIRSTDEYQKKKIYNAQRREKQQIAYEEEFSHEVEKFLNFHPLYHSIAKALAILVTQHAIPVGSGTVARTQMIPISERASRAVIAWMRHQTTAYDHMNIARIKGERRTVRRTLAQQSVKILENYRKGLAISPHCPLKSALEKNIQKKRIQ; from the coding sequence ATGAAGCAATCAGGCAAAACCGTCACCACAGATCAATACGGTAACCTAAAGGACGAAGAAGGCTACCCACTTACTCCACCCAAACACTGGCGTTTTTTACCCGCAGGCGATGCGGGGATAACACGCAAAGTAACCGCCAGAGGTGAATTTTGGCGCGTCATTTTTAAGAAAGGGCGTAGAACTATGTCAAAAGGCGTATGGGCTCCAAGCCACATCATATCTTCAGCCCAAAAAGAAATGGAATCAATCCGATCAACGGATGAATATCAAAAGAAAAAGATATACAATGCTCAACGCAGGGAGAAGCAACAAATAGCCTACGAAGAAGAATTTAGTCATGAAGTGGAAAAATTTCTTAACTTTCATCCCCTCTATCATTCCATTGCTAAAGCACTGGCTATTTTAGTTACCCAACATGCAATTCCCGTAGGGAGCGGAACCGTAGCCCGCACGCAAATGATTCCCATTTCCGAAAGAGCTTCTAGAGCTGTGATTGCATGGATGCGCCATCAAACCACTGCGTATGACCACATGAACATTGCCCGCATCAAAGGAGAAAGAAGAACCGTCAGACGCACCCTTGCCCAACAGTCTGTTAAAATTCTGGAGAATTACAGAAAAGGCCTAGCTATTTCACCTCACTGCCCCCTTAAGAGTGCTTTGGAAAAAAATATTCAAAAAAAACGAATACAATAA
- a CDS encoding DUF493 family protein: protein MASQEYDKLLEKLGENKHWPLLYMFKFIAPNEDGKVKQVVSLLPKNGQISYKHTKNLKFVSITCKVKMPSAQSIVDVSSEINKIKGIIAL from the coding sequence ATGGCATCACAAGAATACGACAAATTACTGGAAAAACTCGGAGAAAACAAACACTGGCCTTTACTCTATATGTTTAAGTTTATTGCCCCCAATGAGGACGGTAAAGTGAAACAGGTTGTTTCTCTATTACCTAAAAACGGTCAAATTTCATACAAACACACCAAAAACCTCAAATTTGTTTCCATCACCTGTAAAGTTAAAATGCCTTCGGCACAAAGTATTGTGGATGTAAGCTCGGAGATCAATAAAATCAAAGGAATTATTGCACTATAA
- a CDS encoding trimeric intracellular cation channel family protein yields the protein MDLMSFADYAGTGAFAISGTLSASEKKLDLFGATFIGFVTAVGGGTIRDLLLGNTPVTWIQGWHYFVIILSAIALTFIFYRYIIKLKQTLFLFDTIGIGVFTIIGMEKALIFGLTPPISLVMGLSSAVVGGVLRDTFCNDVPLIFHREIYATACIVGGTIYLALHYFEVETHFSQIATILSIILIRLLAIKFNLSLPKITNAQE from the coding sequence ATGGATTTAATGAGTTTTGCGGATTATGCAGGAACTGGTGCTTTTGCTATCAGTGGCACCCTATCAGCTTCAGAAAAAAAGCTGGATTTGTTTGGTGCAACATTTATCGGTTTTGTAACTGCTGTGGGAGGAGGAACTATCCGGGATTTACTATTGGGTAACACGCCGGTCACCTGGATTCAGGGTTGGCATTACTTTGTGATTATCCTAAGTGCAATAGCCCTTACCTTTATTTTTTACAGGTATATTATTAAACTTAAGCAAACCTTGTTTCTATTTGACACCATTGGCATTGGGGTTTTTACTATTATTGGCATGGAAAAGGCCCTGATTTTTGGCTTAACCCCTCCTATTTCCTTAGTAATGGGGTTGTCATCTGCCGTTGTTGGAGGCGTACTGCGTGATACTTTTTGCAATGATGTACCCTTAATTTTTCATCGCGAAATATACGCCACTGCATGTATTGTTGGTGGTACCATATATTTAGCATTGCATTATTTTGAAGTAGAAACGCACTTTTCACAGATTGCCACCATCTTATCTATTATCCTTATTCGCTTACTGGCTATAAAATTCAATCTAAGCTTACCTAAAATCACCAATGCACAAGAATAA
- the clpB gene encoding ATP-dependent chaperone ClpB, translating into MNTKEYTIKSQEAIQQAVAIASSMNHQAIEPGHLLKAMIEVDDNVIPYLLNKLEASNFDSPLKAIIDGYPRVSGGEPFLSRSTNEVLLKAKDYLKMFEDQYVSIEHILLGLLKSKDPVANLLKDAGISEKALIMSVKELRNGAKVDSPTAEDSYNALNRYAVNLIESARSGKLDPVIGRDEEIRRVLQILSRRTKNNPILIGEPGVGKTAIGEGIAMRIVNGDVPDNLKSKLIYSLDMGALIAGAKYKGEFEERLKAVVKEVVASDGGIILFIDEIHTLVGAGKGEGAMDAANILKPALARGDLRAVGATTLSEYQKYFEKDKALERRFQQVMVDEPDASSAISILRGLKERYETHHKVRIKDDAIIAAVTLSKKYITDRFLPDKAIDLIDEAAAKLRLEINSVPEELDELDRKVKQLEIEREAIKREKDERKLELLSKELSELKDERNNLRAKWQEEKSIVDEIQKYKSDIEQYKFDAEKAEREGLFEQVAELRYGKMKEAEERIEELKNKLKDKQSESAMIKEEVDSEDVAGVVSRWTGIPVTKMLKSEKEKLLSLEDELHKRVVGQEEAIAAVADAIRRSRAGLQDEKRPVGSFIFLGMSGVGKTELAKTLASFLFDDENKMTRIDMSEFQERHSVSRLIGAPPGYVGYDEGGQLTEAVRRKPYSVVLLDEIEKAHPDVFNVLLQVLDDGRLTDNKGRLVDFKNTIIIMTSNAGSHVIQQNYESLNVGNASEIMEKTKSEVFDLLRKTIRPEFLNRIDDIVMFAPLTKKEIEEIVLLQFNAIKKVLASKQVQIEISKEAIQYIANAGFDPLFGARPIKRVLQKEVLNELSKRILADTIVKDKTILVDCINNKLEFSN; encoded by the coding sequence ATGAACACAAAAGAATATACTATCAAATCACAAGAGGCTATACAACAAGCTGTTGCAATAGCTTCAAGTATGAACCATCAGGCCATAGAGCCGGGGCATCTGTTAAAAGCCATGATTGAGGTGGATGATAATGTTATTCCCTATTTATTGAATAAATTGGAGGCTTCAAATTTTGATTCTCCATTGAAAGCAATTATTGACGGTTATCCTCGGGTTTCAGGTGGAGAGCCTTTTTTATCAAGAAGTACCAACGAAGTACTTTTAAAAGCAAAGGATTACCTTAAAATGTTTGAAGACCAGTATGTGAGTATTGAACATATTCTATTGGGCTTGTTGAAATCAAAGGATCCGGTAGCTAACTTATTAAAGGATGCAGGAATATCGGAAAAAGCCTTGATAATGTCTGTGAAAGAATTGAGAAATGGGGCAAAGGTAGATTCTCCTACAGCAGAGGATAGTTATAATGCTTTAAATCGTTATGCTGTAAATTTAATTGAAAGTGCCAGGTCTGGAAAACTTGACCCTGTGATTGGTAGGGATGAAGAGATTCGTAGGGTGCTGCAGATATTGTCTCGTCGTACAAAGAATAATCCAATTTTAATTGGAGAACCAGGTGTAGGGAAAACGGCTATTGGTGAAGGAATTGCCATGCGTATTGTGAACGGAGATGTTCCCGATAATCTAAAGTCCAAGTTGATTTATTCATTGGATATGGGTGCATTGATAGCTGGTGCTAAGTATAAGGGTGAGTTTGAGGAACGTTTAAAAGCAGTTGTAAAAGAGGTGGTTGCAAGCGATGGAGGTATAATCTTATTTATTGATGAGATTCATACCTTGGTTGGTGCCGGAAAAGGGGAGGGGGCAATGGATGCTGCCAATATATTAAAGCCGGCATTGGCCAGAGGCGACCTAAGGGCCGTTGGTGCTACAACTTTAAGCGAGTACCAAAAATATTTTGAAAAGGATAAAGCGCTTGAACGTCGTTTTCAACAGGTGATGGTGGATGAACCAGATGCTTCCAGTGCCATATCTATTTTGAGGGGACTAAAAGAGAGGTACGAAACACATCATAAGGTTAGAATCAAAGATGATGCGATTATTGCAGCTGTCACCTTATCTAAAAAATATATTACGGATCGTTTTTTGCCTGATAAAGCAATTGATTTGATTGATGAAGCAGCAGCTAAGTTGAGACTGGAAATTAATTCTGTTCCAGAAGAGCTGGATGAATTGGATCGTAAGGTTAAGCAATTGGAAATAGAACGAGAGGCTATTAAGCGTGAAAAGGATGAACGAAAGTTGGAACTGTTGAGCAAGGAACTTTCTGAATTAAAAGATGAAAGAAATAATCTCAGGGCAAAATGGCAAGAGGAGAAATCTATTGTGGATGAAATCCAGAAGTATAAATCGGATATTGAACAATATAAGTTTGATGCTGAAAAGGCCGAAAGAGAAGGATTGTTTGAGCAGGTGGCTGAGTTGCGTTACGGAAAAATGAAGGAGGCTGAGGAGCGTATTGAAGAACTGAAAAATAAACTGAAAGATAAGCAGTCGGAGAGTGCCATGATCAAGGAAGAGGTGGACTCGGAAGATGTGGCTGGAGTGGTGAGTCGGTGGACTGGTATTCCCGTGACAAAAATGCTTAAGAGTGAAAAAGAAAAACTGCTGAGCTTGGAGGATGAACTCCATAAGAGGGTGGTTGGACAGGAAGAAGCGATAGCGGCGGTTGCAGATGCCATTAGACGAAGCCGTGCTGGATTGCAGGATGAAAAAAGACCAGTTGGATCATTTATTTTTCTGGGTATGTCGGGAGTGGGAAAAACTGAATTGGCCAAAACACTTGCTTCGTTCTTGTTTGATGATGAAAATAAGATGACAAGAATTGATATGTCTGAATTTCAGGAGAGGCATTCTGTATCTCGTCTTATTGGAGCACCTCCGGGATATGTTGGCTACGATGAAGGAGGACAATTAACCGAAGCTGTGCGTAGAAAACCATACTCAGTAGTGTTGCTTGATGAAATAGAAAAAGCTCACCCAGACGTTTTTAATGTTTTGTTACAGGTGCTGGATGATGGTAGATTAACAGATAACAAAGGAAGACTGGTTGACTTTAAGAATACGATCATTATTATGACTTCCAATGCAGGAAGCCATGTCATTCAGCAGAATTATGAATCACTGAATGTCGGAAATGCATCGGAGATAATGGAAAAAACAAAGTCGGAAGTGTTTGATTTACTTCGTAAAACTATACGACCTGAGTTTTTGAACAGAATTGATGATATTGTGATGTTTGCGCCTCTGACTAAGAAGGAAATAGAAGAAATTGTGTTGTTACAATTTAATGCCATTAAAAAGGTGTTGGCATCTAAGCAGGTGCAAATAGAAATTTCGAAGGAAGCGATTCAATATATTGCTAATGCAGGTTTTGATCCACTTTTTGGAGCGCGACCCATTAAACGGGTTCTTCAAAAAGAGGTGCTCAATGAGTTATCAAAGCGTATACTGGCAGATACCATTGTAAAGGATAAAACCATATTGGTAGATTGTATAAATAATAAATTGGAATTTAGTAATTAG
- a CDS encoding lycopene cyclase domain-containing protein: MSLYLWVLICSGLVPLLYSFHAKLKFYKYWPSLFSAIFLVAIPYLIWDWYFTEKAYWGFNDAYLMGIRFWNLPLEEILFFVVIPYCCVFTFYSLKYYFPALRFSKKMTFLWAVLLLSISIVLLVKYWDLPYALVNFLSLIFVLTTVLLYDWKLLSVYFWIFPIILFPFFMVNGVLTGLGIENEIVWYNPDVLMGWRIATIPVEDVFYAFTMVLSNLFFMKILESKST, encoded by the coding sequence ATGAGTTTGTACTTATGGGTGCTGATATGTTCTGGCCTTGTTCCTTTATTGTATAGTTTTCATGCCAAATTAAAGTTTTATAAGTATTGGCCTTCATTGTTCTCCGCTATTTTTTTAGTTGCCATACCATATCTGATTTGGGATTGGTATTTTACCGAAAAAGCCTATTGGGGCTTTAATGATGCCTATTTAATGGGCATTCGTTTTTGGAATCTTCCTTTGGAAGAAATTCTTTTTTTTGTTGTTATTCCTTATTGTTGTGTCTTCACCTTTTATTCTCTGAAATACTATTTTCCTGCATTAAGATTTTCAAAAAAGATGACTTTTTTATGGGCAGTATTGTTGCTTAGTATATCTATTGTTCTTTTGGTTAAGTATTGGGATTTGCCATACGCCTTAGTGAATTTTTTAAGTCTGATATTTGTGTTAACAACGGTGTTGCTATACGATTGGAAGTTGTTGAGCGTCTATTTCTGGATTTTTCCGATCATATTATTTCCTTTTTTTATGGTGAATGGGGTGTTGACTGGTTTGGGAATTGAAAATGAAATTGTTTGGTATAATCCGGATGTTTTAATGGGATGGAGGATAGCTACCATTCCGGTGGAAGATGTGTTTTATGCTTTTACGATGGTGTTATCCAATCTGTTTTTTATGAAAATACTGGAAAGTAAGTCTACGTGA